From one Streptomyces sp. R41 genomic stretch:
- a CDS encoding ArsR family transcriptional regulator, whose translation MIRATAIDQPTSYVQLRRDDLDARFPDLLDALLKSLPG comes from the coding sequence GTGATCAGGGCGACCGCGATCGACCAGCCGACCAGCTATGTGCAGCTGCGCCGCGACGACCTCGACGCCCGGTTCCCCGACCTCCTGGATGCCCTGTTGAAGTCCTTGCCCGGTTAG
- a CDS encoding serine protease, giving the protein MPSIRSRSLAAAAAVIAAIMVTTTACDSKKDDGAAARPSSSTQADKNVDTGQDDDGSTSLGGYKLPAGIPTDLSGAALEKWKNGGWKDYSNWASKAEDFANPYIKDFWTPEKMAAAKSSIPVAQAGSTSTGSGSGATSYLPDGTVKRKAATKVKATYHHYAAPVGKLFFSSPEGAMVCSAAVVTDPAHPGKSNMVWTAGHCVHAGKGGGWYRNIAFVPSYNNGARLSNRQITNPRAKSVSPYGIWWANWATTSSQWIKGGGHQGNAASAYDYAVLHVKPESGKKSLQERLGSALPVWFNAPAANKVKNMKVRGYPAESPYDGSKMYDCRGATKRFVLASNAPAQFMIGCTMNGGASGGPWFMTHNGRTYLVSNNSLSDRKTFITGPRLGKNAKQVYLATSRKFK; this is encoded by the coding sequence ATGCCATCCATACGCAGCCGCTCGCTCGCGGCCGCCGCAGCCGTGATCGCGGCCATCATGGTCACCACCACGGCCTGCGACAGCAAGAAGGACGACGGGGCCGCCGCGCGGCCCTCGTCGTCCACGCAGGCGGACAAGAACGTCGACACCGGCCAGGACGACGACGGCTCCACCTCGCTCGGCGGCTACAAGCTGCCCGCCGGCATTCCCACCGACCTCAGCGGCGCCGCCCTGGAGAAGTGGAAGAACGGGGGGTGGAAGGACTACAGCAACTGGGCATCCAAGGCCGAGGACTTCGCCAACCCGTACATCAAGGACTTCTGGACGCCGGAGAAGATGGCCGCGGCCAAGTCCAGCATTCCGGTCGCGCAGGCGGGCAGCACCAGCACCGGTTCGGGCAGCGGCGCCACCTCGTACCTGCCCGACGGGACGGTGAAGCGGAAGGCGGCCACGAAGGTCAAGGCGACCTACCACCACTACGCGGCCCCCGTGGGCAAGCTGTTCTTCTCCTCGCCCGAGGGCGCCATGGTCTGCTCCGCCGCGGTCGTCACCGACCCGGCGCACCCGGGCAAGTCCAACATGGTGTGGACCGCGGGCCATTGTGTGCACGCGGGCAAGGGCGGCGGCTGGTACCGCAACATCGCCTTCGTCCCCTCGTACAACAACGGCGCGCGGCTGAGCAACCGGCAGATCACCAACCCGCGCGCCAAGTCCGTCTCCCCGTACGGCATTTGGTGGGCCAACTGGGCCACGACGTCGTCCCAGTGGATCAAGGGTGGCGGCCACCAGGGCAACGCGGCCTCGGCGTACGACTACGCCGTGCTGCACGTGAAGCCCGAGAGCGGAAAGAAGTCCCTTCAGGAGCGGCTCGGTTCGGCCCTGCCGGTGTGGTTCAACGCCCCGGCGGCCAACAAGGTCAAGAACATGAAGGTCCGCGGCTACCCCGCCGAGTCGCCGTACGACGGCTCGAAGATGTACGACTGCCGCGGCGCCACCAAGCGTTTCGTGCTGGCGAGCAATGCCCCCGCCCAGTTCATGATCGGGTGCACGATGAACGGCGGCGCCTCCGGCGGGCCCTGGTTCATGACGCACAACGGGCGGACCTACCTGGTCTCGAACAACTCGCTGAGCGACCGCAAGACGTTCATCACCGGGCCTCGCCTCGGCAAGAACGCCAAGCAGGTCTATCTGGCGACCAGCCGCAAGTTCAAGTAA
- a CDS encoding copper homeostasis protein CutC codes for MSKRAVLEVIALDAEDAVAAQAGGADRLELVTDMAADGLTPAVETFTAIRAAVDISLRVMLRLTDGFAADDVDALVRVAGEMRAAGADEFVLGFLDEHGGPDLAAVERLVAELDGCRWTFHRAIDRAADRDALRKQLADLPGLDAYLTAGSAAGVDDGLPTLLAEAARRGEPGYEPRIMVGGGLRLDHVARLRTAGIDAFHIGGAARPGGWTAPVSPEAVREWRTALDA; via the coding sequence ATGAGTAAGCGTGCAGTCCTGGAGGTGATCGCCCTCGACGCCGAGGACGCCGTCGCCGCCCAGGCCGGAGGCGCGGACCGCCTCGAGCTGGTCACCGACATGGCCGCCGACGGTCTCACCCCCGCGGTGGAGACGTTCACCGCGATCCGCGCCGCCGTAGACATCTCGCTGCGCGTGATGCTCCGCCTGACGGACGGCTTCGCCGCGGATGACGTCGACGCGCTCGTACGCGTCGCCGGCGAGATGCGCGCCGCGGGGGCGGACGAGTTCGTGCTCGGGTTCCTCGACGAGCACGGCGGCCCCGACCTGGCCGCCGTGGAGCGGCTCGTCGCCGAACTGGACGGCTGCCGCTGGACCTTCCACCGCGCGATCGACCGCGCCGCCGACCGCGACGCCCTGCGCAAGCAGCTCGCCGACCTGCCGGGCCTCGACGCCTACCTGACCGCCGGGTCCGCGGCGGGCGTGGACGACGGCCTGCCCACGCTGCTCGCCGAGGCCGCGCGCCGCGGTGAGCCGGGCTACGAGCCGCGGATCATGGTCGGCGGCGGCCTGCGCCTCGACCACGTGGCGCGCCTGCGCACGGCGGGCATCGACGCCTTCCACATCGGCGGCGCCGCCCGCCCGGGCGGATGGACCGCCCCGGTGTCACCGGAGGCGGTACGGGAGTGGCGGACGGCCTTGGACGCGTAG
- a CDS encoding maleylpyruvate isomerase family mycothiol-dependent enzyme, whose amino-acid sequence MTTADVHDVRDPELPGRLLTIERDALIPLLRARPDEDFALATAACPGWTVRDVLAHCSAALIRVVERRFEKGVFSPESNDRDIAERSDWTNARIVDELERGMTEAGPVIAEAGGVLDPIALGEWVHAGDVREVFGEPGAYAGDGLPYALTLLARVTREKEHLPLHADLDDVDEPLRLGSVPGDRPPARYIGDAATLVRLYAGRPVAGERYELVGAGEGELNIFG is encoded by the coding sequence ATGACTACTGCGGACGTGCACGACGTACGGGACCCCGAGCTGCCCGGGCGGCTCCTGACCATCGAGCGTGACGCGTTGATACCGCTGCTGCGGGCCAGGCCGGACGAGGACTTCGCGCTGGCGACCGCCGCGTGTCCGGGGTGGACCGTGCGGGACGTGCTCGCGCACTGTTCGGCCGCGTTGATCCGGGTGGTGGAGCGGCGGTTCGAGAAGGGGGTGTTCTCGCCCGAGTCGAACGACCGTGACATCGCCGAGCGGTCCGACTGGACGAACGCGCGGATCGTGGACGAGCTGGAGCGCGGGATGACCGAGGCCGGGCCGGTGATCGCCGAGGCGGGTGGCGTGCTCGACCCCATCGCGCTGGGCGAGTGGGTGCACGCCGGGGACGTACGCGAGGTCTTCGGGGAGCCCGGGGCCTACGCGGGCGACGGGCTGCCGTACGCGCTCACCCTTCTCGCGCGGGTCACCCGCGAGAAGGAGCATCTGCCGCTGCACGCCGACCTCGACGACGTGGATGAGCCGCTGCGGTTGGGGAGTGTGCCGGGGGACCGGCCGCCGGCCCGGTACATCGGCGATGCGGCGACGCTGGTACGGCTGTACGCGGGGCGGCCGGTTGCGGGGGAGCGCTATGAGCTGGTCGGGGCGGGGGAGGGCGAGCTGAACATCTTCGGCTGA
- a CDS encoding Cmx/CmrA family chloramphenicol efflux MFS transporter yields the protein MPLSVYILGLSVFALGTSEFMLSGLLPPIADDMDVTIPQAGLLISAFAIGMVVGAPLLAVVTLRLPRRTTLVALIAVFGLGQVAGALAPTYAVLFASRVVSALACAGFWAVGAAVAIAMVPVNARARALAVMIGGLSIANVLGVPAGAFLGEGLGWRSAFWAVGAASAIALVGIVTLIPRIPLPDEKPQLKRELRIFRDRQVWLSIGVIALGAAGIFCAFSYLAPLLTEVAGLDDGWVPTVLALFGAGALIGTTIGGRIADAHLFGVLISGIAADTVILIALALFGRFAIAAVALSFLLGIACFYTAPALNARMFNVAAAAPTLAGATTTAAFNLGNTGGPWIGGAVIDAGFGYTSTAWAGAAMTVAAIGVAVVSLRLHRRTQSSRVVTVVTKADGTNKSVRTEA from the coding sequence ATGCCCCTGTCCGTCTACATCCTCGGACTCTCCGTCTTCGCCCTCGGCACCAGCGAGTTCATGCTCTCCGGACTGTTGCCGCCCATCGCCGACGACATGGACGTCACGATCCCGCAGGCGGGCCTGCTGATCTCGGCGTTCGCGATCGGCATGGTCGTGGGAGCGCCCCTCCTCGCGGTGGTGACGCTGCGGCTCCCGCGACGGACCACCCTCGTCGCCCTGATCGCGGTCTTCGGCCTGGGCCAGGTCGCGGGAGCGCTCGCGCCGACGTACGCCGTGCTGTTCGCGTCCCGCGTCGTCAGCGCGCTCGCCTGCGCCGGCTTCTGGGCGGTCGGCGCGGCGGTGGCCATCGCGATGGTGCCGGTGAACGCGCGGGCCCGGGCGCTGGCCGTGATGATCGGTGGTCTGTCGATCGCGAATGTGCTGGGAGTGCCGGCCGGTGCCTTCCTCGGTGAGGGGCTCGGCTGGCGTTCGGCCTTCTGGGCCGTGGGCGCGGCCTCCGCGATCGCCCTCGTCGGGATCGTCACGCTCATCCCGCGTATTCCACTCCCCGACGAGAAGCCGCAGCTCAAGCGCGAACTGCGCATCTTCCGCGACCGTCAGGTCTGGCTGTCCATCGGTGTCATCGCGCTCGGCGCGGCCGGCATCTTCTGCGCGTTCAGCTATCTCGCGCCGCTGCTCACGGAGGTGGCGGGGCTCGACGACGGATGGGTGCCGACCGTGCTCGCGCTCTTCGGGGCCGGCGCGCTGATCGGTACGACGATCGGCGGGCGGATCGCCGACGCGCACCTTTTCGGGGTGCTGATCAGCGGCATCGCGGCCGACACCGTCATCCTGATCGCGCTCGCGCTGTTCGGGCGGTTCGCGATCGCCGCCGTCGCCCTCTCCTTCCTCCTCGGAATCGCCTGCTTCTACACCGCGCCCGCGCTCAACGCCCGGATGTTCAACGTCGCCGCGGCCGCGCCCACCCTGGCCGGCGCCACGACCACGGCCGCCTTCAACCTGGGCAACACCGGCGGGCCCTGGATCGGCGGCGCGGTCATCGACGCGGGGTTCGGGTACACCTCCACCGCCTGGGCGGGCGCGGCCATGACGGTGGCCGCGATCGGCGTGGCCGTCGTCTCACTGCGACTGCATCGCCGTACGCAGTCCTCGCGCGTCGTGACCGTCGTGACCAAGGCGGACGGCACGAACAAATCGGTGCGTACGGAAGCCTGA
- a CDS encoding GNAT family N-acetyltransferase — translation MAEAVAGSVALLRTAAGRDWDGVKAGRLEWSCRRTAEHISSDLIAYAGQLAGRATEAYVPFEIVMEDGTDNAGVVDVIETTGALFAAAVRTTPREVRAFHPYPFRSANREGFAAMGIAEVLLHTHDIAEGLELAYEPPAALCEGVLTRIFPHVRPGPAPWSTLLWATGRGELPGRAPVTEWRWSNNLVIESERLTLQGVTPAAAADLHAGGTGGFEWIEGGPFEGTRDAAGMVVKAYEDGVHRPEWGMFVLVRREDGRAVGGMGFHGAPDEEGRAEVGYDLAENARGNGYATEALRALADWALARDDVQLLYAAIDRANGPSHRVISRAGFTRVSEDVERYAYEQRGMDRALLLYAREA, via the coding sequence GTGGCGGAAGCCGTCGCGGGGAGCGTCGCGCTGCTGCGTACGGCTGCCGGGCGGGACTGGGACGGCGTCAAGGCGGGACGCCTGGAGTGGAGTTGCCGGCGGACGGCCGAGCACATCTCCAGCGATCTCATCGCGTACGCGGGGCAGCTGGCCGGGCGGGCCACCGAGGCGTACGTGCCCTTCGAGATCGTGATGGAGGACGGCACCGACAACGCGGGCGTCGTCGACGTGATCGAGACGACCGGCGCCCTGTTCGCCGCCGCCGTCCGTACGACGCCGCGCGAGGTGCGCGCCTTCCACCCGTACCCCTTCCGCAGCGCGAACCGCGAGGGCTTCGCCGCGATGGGCATCGCCGAAGTCCTGCTGCACACGCATGACATCGCCGAGGGGCTGGAGCTCGCGTACGAACCCCCGGCCGCGCTCTGCGAGGGCGTCCTCACCCGGATCTTCCCGCACGTCCGACCCGGGCCGGCTCCCTGGTCCACCCTCCTGTGGGCCACCGGCCGGGGCGAGCTGCCGGGCCGCGCCCCGGTCACCGAGTGGCGCTGGAGCAACAACCTCGTGATCGAGTCCGAGCGGCTCACGCTCCAGGGGGTCACCCCGGCGGCCGCCGCCGACCTGCACGCGGGCGGCACCGGCGGCTTCGAGTGGATCGAGGGCGGTCCGTTCGAGGGCACGCGGGATGCCGCCGGGATGGTCGTGAAGGCGTACGAGGACGGGGTGCACCGGCCCGAGTGGGGCATGTTCGTCCTCGTACGCCGCGAAGACGGGCGCGCGGTAGGCGGAATGGGCTTCCACGGCGCGCCCGACGAGGAGGGCCGGGCCGAGGTCGGCTACGACCTCGCGGAGAACGCCCGTGGCAACGGTTACGCGACCGAGGCACTGCGCGCTCTTGCCGACTGGGCCCTGGCCCGCGACGACGTCCAGCTCCTCTACGCCGCCATCGACCGGGCCAACGGGCCCTCCCATCGCGTCATTTCGCGCGCCGGGTTCACGCGGGTGAGCGAGGACGTGGAGCGCTACGCGTACGAGCAGCGAGGCATGGACCGCGCACTGCTGCTCTACGCCCGGGAGGCCTGA
- a CDS encoding DUF4031 domain-containing protein yields the protein MTVYIDPPAWPGHGRMWSHLISDVSYDELHAFAAELGAPRRAFERDHYDIPAHRYEDAVRAGAVQVSSREVVRLLYGAGLRRRKRPGASG from the coding sequence GTGACCGTCTATATCGATCCGCCCGCCTGGCCGGGGCACGGCCGCATGTGGTCCCACCTGATCAGCGACGTCTCGTACGACGAACTGCACGCGTTCGCCGCGGAGTTGGGCGCGCCGCGGCGCGCCTTCGAGCGGGACCACTACGACATTCCCGCGCATCGGTACGAGGACGCGGTGCGCGCGGGGGCGGTGCAGGTCAGCAGCCGGGAGGTGGTGCGGCTGCTGTACGGGGCGGGGCTGCGGCGCCGGAAGCGTCCGGGGGCCAGCGGGTGA
- a CDS encoding MurR/RpiR family transcriptional regulator, which produces MTHDVKEIFAGEAPPAPAALAAKVRTLAPSMTRSMQRVAEAVAGDPAGCAALTVTGLAELTGTSEATVVRTARLLGYPGYRDLRLALAGLAAQQQSGRAPAVTADIAVDDPIADVVAKLAYDEQQTLADTAAGLDTVQLGAAVAAIAAARRIDIYGVGASGLVAQDLFQKLMRIGLIAHAHSDPHLAVTNAVQLRAKDVAIAITHSGSTGDVIEPLRVAFEHGATTVAITGRPGGPVTQYADHILTTSTARESELRPAAMSSRTSQLLVVDCLFVGVAQRTYETAAPALSASYEALAHRHTPRGGGHR; this is translated from the coding sequence GTGACCCATGACGTGAAGGAAATTTTCGCGGGAGAGGCGCCGCCCGCCCCCGCCGCCCTCGCGGCCAAGGTGCGGACGCTCGCCCCGTCGATGACCCGCTCCATGCAGCGGGTCGCCGAGGCCGTCGCCGGTGACCCGGCCGGCTGCGCCGCCCTCACGGTCACCGGCCTCGCCGAGCTCACCGGCACCAGCGAGGCGACGGTCGTCCGTACCGCCCGCCTGCTCGGCTATCCGGGCTATCGGGATCTGCGCCTGGCGCTCGCCGGGCTCGCCGCCCAGCAGCAGTCGGGGCGCGCGCCCGCCGTCACCGCCGACATCGCGGTCGACGACCCCATCGCGGACGTCGTCGCGAAACTCGCCTACGACGAGCAGCAGACCCTCGCCGACACCGCCGCCGGGCTCGACACCGTCCAGCTCGGCGCGGCGGTCGCCGCGATCGCCGCGGCCCGCCGCATCGACATCTACGGCGTCGGTGCGTCCGGTCTGGTCGCCCAGGATCTCTTCCAGAAACTCATGCGCATCGGGCTCATAGCCCACGCGCACAGCGACCCGCACCTCGCCGTCACCAACGCGGTGCAGCTGCGCGCCAAGGACGTGGCGATAGCCATCACGCACTCCGGCTCGACCGGCGACGTCATCGAACCGCTCCGGGTCGCCTTCGAGCACGGGGCGACGACGGTGGCGATCACCGGCCGCCCTGGCGGTCCCGTCACGCAGTACGCGGACCACATCCTCACCACGTCGACGGCCCGCGAGAGCGAGCTGCGCCCGGCGGCGATGTCGTCGCGCACGAGCCAGCTGCTGGTGGTGGACTGTCTGTTCGTGGGGGTGGCCCAGCGGACGTACGAGACGGCGGCGCCGGCACTGTCCGCCTCGTACGAGGCCCTGGCGCACCGCCACACGCCGCGCGGCGGCGGACACCGCTAG
- the murQ gene encoding N-acetylmuramic acid 6-phosphate etherase, with amino-acid sequence MTSTADASSNYRGLRAELETLTTEAFRPELAEIDQLATLDIAKIMNGEDATVPTAVAAQLPLIAAAIDDIADRMSRGGRLIYAGAGTAGRLGVLDASECPPTFNTDPSEVVGLIAGGPTAMITSIEGAEDSKELAAQDLSELGLTPDDTVVGVSASGRTPYAVGAVEHARARGALTIGLACNADSALAAAADHGLEVVVGPELLTGSTRLKAGTAQKLVLNMLSTITMIRLGKTYGNLMVDVRASNEKLRARSRRIVALATGASDEEIEQALAATDGEVKNAILTILGKVDGPTAAHLLEESKGHLRAALAAAHH; translated from the coding sequence ATGACCTCAACCGCCGACGCCTCCTCCAACTACCGTGGCCTGAGGGCCGAGTTGGAGACGCTGACCACCGAGGCGTTCCGCCCCGAACTCGCCGAGATCGACCAGCTGGCCACCCTGGACATCGCGAAGATCATGAACGGCGAGGACGCGACCGTGCCGACGGCCGTCGCGGCGCAGCTCCCGCTCATCGCCGCCGCCATCGACGACATCGCGGACCGCATGTCCCGTGGCGGCCGCCTCATCTACGCCGGCGCGGGCACCGCGGGCCGTCTCGGTGTCCTGGACGCCTCCGAGTGCCCGCCCACCTTCAACACCGATCCCTCCGAGGTCGTGGGCCTGATCGCGGGCGGCCCGACCGCCATGATCACCTCGATCGAGGGCGCCGAGGACTCCAAGGAGCTGGCGGCACAGGACCTCTCCGAACTGGGGCTGACCCCCGACGACACCGTGGTCGGCGTCTCCGCCTCCGGCCGTACCCCGTACGCGGTGGGCGCCGTCGAACACGCCCGCGCGCGGGGCGCGTTGACGATCGGCCTGGCCTGCAACGCGGACAGCGCGCTCGCCGCTGCCGCGGACCACGGCCTCGAGGTCGTCGTGGGCCCCGAGCTCCTGACCGGCTCGACCCGCCTGAAGGCGGGCACGGCCCAGAAACTCGTCCTCAACATGCTCTCGACGATCACGATGATCCGCCTCGGCAAGACGTACGGGAACCTGATGGTCGACGTACGCGCCTCGAACGAGAAGCTACGGGCCCGCTCCCGCCGCATCGTCGCCCTCGCCACCGGAGCCTCGGACGAGGAAATCGAACAGGCCCTCGCCGCCACGGACGGCGAGGTGAAGAACGCCATCCTGACCATCCTCGGCAAGGTGGACGGCCCCACCGCGGCCCACCTCCTGGAGGAGAGCAAGGGCCACCTGCGCGCGGCACTGGCGGCAGCACACCACTGA
- a CDS encoding PTS transporter subunit EIIC: MNTSPHTTAAAILPLVGGPANVTSVAHCMTRLRLGLRDRTLVQEDPLKALPAVLGVVADDDTCQIVLGPGTVARVTPEFEALLATTADQLASRGAEMKADQRQRNTTPLKVLLRRIANIFVPLIPALIGCGVIAGLNGLLINLGWLGALTPALTAIASGFMALIAVFVGYNTAKEFGGTPILGGAVAAVIVYAGVAKVTAFGMTLAPGQGGVLGALAAALLGTYVEKWCRGWVPETLDVLVTPTITVLLTGLVTLYALMYTAGELSTAIGTAANWLLENTGAFAGLLLGGLFLPLVMLGLHQALIPIHTTLIEQQGYTVLLPILAMAGAGQVGAAAAVYVRLRHDHSIRTTIRSALPAGLLGVGEPLIYGVSLPLGRPFITACAGGAAGGAFVGLFSMLGDKVGSTAIGPSGWALFPLLAGNRGLAPTAAIYAGGLLTGYVVGFAATYFFGLTGLTDRAGLSDPAGLSVARAKVEP; encoded by the coding sequence GTGAACACCTCCCCCCACACCACCGCCGCCGCGATCCTCCCCTTGGTCGGCGGCCCCGCGAACGTCACCTCCGTAGCGCACTGCATGACCCGCCTCCGCCTGGGCCTACGGGACCGAACCCTGGTCCAGGAGGACCCCCTCAAGGCCCTCCCCGCCGTTCTCGGCGTCGTCGCGGACGACGACACGTGCCAGATCGTCCTGGGCCCGGGCACCGTCGCCCGAGTGACCCCGGAGTTCGAGGCGTTGCTGGCGACCACGGCCGATCAACTGGCATCCAGAGGCGCCGAGATGAAGGCGGACCAGCGGCAACGCAACACCACCCCCCTCAAAGTCCTCCTCCGCCGCATCGCGAACATCTTCGTCCCCCTGATCCCCGCCCTGATCGGCTGCGGCGTCATCGCGGGCCTGAACGGCCTGCTGATCAACCTGGGTTGGCTGGGGGCCCTCACCCCGGCCCTCACCGCCATCGCCTCCGGCTTCATGGCCCTGATCGCCGTCTTCGTCGGGTACAACACGGCGAAGGAGTTCGGCGGCACGCCGATCCTGGGCGGCGCGGTGGCGGCGGTCATCGTGTACGCGGGGGTCGCCAAGGTGACGGCGTTCGGCATGACGCTCGCCCCCGGCCAGGGCGGCGTCCTGGGCGCACTGGCTGCCGCGCTCCTGGGGACGTACGTCGAGAAGTGGTGCCGCGGCTGGGTCCCGGAGACGCTGGACGTCCTGGTCACCCCCACCATCACCGTCCTGCTCACCGGCCTGGTGACGCTCTACGCCCTGATGTACACGGCGGGTGAGCTCTCCACCGCCATCGGCACGGCGGCGAACTGGCTCCTGGAGAACACCGGCGCCTTCGCGGGCCTGCTCCTCGGCGGCCTGTTCCTCCCCCTCGTCATGCTCGGCCTGCACCAGGCCCTGATCCCCATCCACACCACGCTCATCGAGCAGCAGGGCTACACCGTCCTCCTCCCCATCCTGGCGATGGCGGGCGCGGGCCAGGTCGGCGCGGCCGCGGCGGTGTACGTCCGACTCCGCCACGACCACTCCATCCGTACGACGATCAGGTCGGCGCTCCCCGCGGGCCTCCTCGGCGTCGGCGAACCCCTGATCTACGGCGTCTCGCTCCCCCTCGGCCGCCCCTTCATCACGGCGTGCGCGGGCGGAGCGGCGGGCGGCGCCTTCGTGGGCCTCTTCTCGATGCTCGGCGACAAGGTCGGCTCGACGGCCATCGGCCCCTCGGGCTGGGCCCTGTTCCCCCTGCTCGCCGGGAACCGGGGCCTGGCCCCGACGGCCGCCATCTACGCGGGCGGCCTGCTCACGGGATATGTGGTCGGCTTCGCGGCGACGTACTTCTTCGGCCTCACCGGCCTCACCGACCGTGCCGGCCTCTCCGACCCTGCCGGGTTGTCAGTGGCGCGTGCAAAGGTGGAGCCATGA
- a CDS encoding MFS transporter, translating into MSDALARSPEAGNTAPPRSNAVVAVLAFAGIVVSLMQTLVIPIVPELPKYLDASASNTAWAVTATLLAAAVATPVVGRLGDMFGKRRMLLVSIVLLVSGSVVCALADSLVPMIIGRTLQGLAAAVVPLGISVMRDELPADRLAGSTALMSASLGVGGALGLPSAAFIADNFSWHVLFWTSAALGAVALVLVLMIVPESKVRTGGRFDLIGSLGMAAGLVSLLLAVSKGADWGWGSGTTLGLFAVAVLVLLAWGWYELRTAKPLVDLRTTARRQVLFTNLASVAFGFSMFAMSLVLPQLLQLPEQTGYGLGQSMMTVGLVLAPQGLVMMAMAPISAAITKTKGPKITLMCGAVIVAAGYGLNIVLMSEVWHLVLVSCIIGAGVGFAYGAMPALIMGAVPASETAAANSLNTLMRSIGTSFASAIAGVVLAQMTTDFGTTALPSENGFKVVMAIGAGAALLALVLAAFLPGRRAAAQAVPAEGATGGEQAEAAEASGAKA; encoded by the coding sequence ATGTCCGACGCCCTTGCCCGATCCCCCGAGGCGGGGAACACCGCTCCGCCGAGGTCGAACGCCGTGGTGGCGGTCCTGGCCTTCGCCGGAATCGTCGTCTCGCTGATGCAGACCCTGGTCATCCCGATCGTCCCGGAGCTGCCCAAGTACCTCGACGCCTCGGCGTCGAACACGGCATGGGCGGTCACCGCCACGCTGCTCGCCGCCGCCGTGGCGACACCGGTCGTCGGCCGCCTCGGCGACATGTTCGGCAAGCGCCGCATGCTGCTGGTCAGCATCGTGCTGCTGGTGTCCGGCTCGGTGGTCTGCGCGCTGGCCGACTCCCTGGTCCCGATGATCATCGGCCGGACCCTGCAGGGCCTGGCCGCCGCGGTCGTCCCGCTCGGCATCAGCGTCATGCGCGACGAACTGCCCGCCGACCGGCTCGCAGGGTCGACGGCGCTGATGAGCGCCTCCCTCGGCGTGGGTGGCGCGCTGGGTCTGCCCTCCGCCGCGTTCATCGCGGACAACTTCAGCTGGCACGTACTGTTCTGGACCTCGGCCGCGCTCGGTGCCGTCGCCCTCGTACTCGTCCTGATGATCGTGCCCGAGTCGAAGGTGCGCACCGGCGGACGCTTCGACCTGATCGGCTCGCTCGGCATGGCGGCCGGCCTGGTCTCCCTGCTCCTGGCCGTCTCCAAGGGTGCCGACTGGGGCTGGGGCAGCGGCACGACGCTCGGCCTGTTCGCCGTCGCGGTCCTCGTCCTGCTGGCGTGGGGCTGGTACGAGCTGCGCACCGCCAAGCCGCTGGTGGACCTGCGGACCACCGCCCGCCGTCAGGTGCTGTTCACCAACCTCGCCTCGGTGGCGTTCGGCTTCTCGATGTTCGCGATGTCCCTGGTCCTGCCGCAGCTGCTCCAGCTGCCCGAGCAGACCGGCTACGGCCTCGGCCAGTCCATGATGACCGTCGGCCTGGTGCTGGCTCCGCAGGGCCTGGTGATGATGGCCATGGCACCGATCTCCGCCGCCATCACCAAGACCAAGGGCCCGAAGATCACCCTGATGTGCGGTGCCGTCATCGTCGCCGCCGGCTACGGTCTCAACATCGTGCTGATGTCCGAGGTCTGGCACCTCGTCCTGGTCTCCTGCATCATCGGCGCCGGTGTCGGCTTCGCCTACGGCGCGATGCCCGCGCTCATCATGGGCGCCGTGCCCGCCTCCGAGACGGCCGCCGCGAACAGCCTCAATACCCTGATGCGGTCCATCGGTACGTCGTTCGCCAGCGCGATCGCCGGTGTCGTCCTCGCCCAGATGACCACCGACTTCGGCACCACCGCCCTGCCCTCCGAGAACGGCTTCAAGGTGGTCATGGCCATCGGCGCCGGCGCGGCTCTCCTCGCCCTCGTCCTCGCCGCGTTCCTCCCGGGTCGCCGCGCCGCCGCGCAGGCGGTGCCCGCGGAGGGGGCCACCGGCGGCGAGCAGGCCGAGGCCGCGGAGGCCTCCGGGGCGAAGGCGTAA